One stretch of Pirellulales bacterium DNA includes these proteins:
- a CDS encoding response regulator transcription factor, with protein sequence MHHILVVEDEEHLAIGIKYNLEAEGYLVTTIGDGPAALARFQESPDTIDLIILDLMLPGMSGYAVCEAIRSAGHGVPILMLSARTLVEDRIRGFDAGTDLYLQKPFDLEELMSIVRNLLARKGRGAAAPESKPIEPVYRFGQAVVNFDTYQVTVAEKALRLTSLEMKLLRYFVEHEASVVTRAELLEDVWNMSPNTSTRTVDNFIVNLRKYFEVDAAQPKHFLSVRGAGYRFVASGEEPVA encoded by the coding sequence ATGCACCACATCCTTGTTGTCGAAGACGAAGAACACTTGGCGATCGGCATCAAATACAACCTTGAAGCCGAGGGATACCTGGTCACCACCATTGGCGACGGCCCGGCGGCGCTCGCGCGGTTCCAAGAATCGCCCGACACGATCGACCTGATCATTCTCGACCTGATGTTGCCCGGCATGAGCGGCTATGCAGTGTGCGAAGCGATTCGCAGCGCGGGGCATGGCGTGCCGATTCTCATGCTCAGCGCCCGAACGCTCGTCGAAGACCGGATCCGAGGTTTCGACGCCGGCACGGATCTTTATCTGCAGAAGCCGTTCGATCTGGAAGAGTTGATGAGCATCGTGCGCAATCTTCTGGCACGAAAAGGACGCGGAGCCGCCGCGCCCGAAAGCAAACCGATCGAACCGGTCTATCGCTTTGGCCAGGCCGTGGTGAATTTCGACACCTATCAAGTGACGGTAGCGGAAAAGGCGTTGCGGCTGACCAGCTTGGAGATGAAACTGCTGCGATACTTCGTGGAGCACGAAGCGTCGGTTGTCACGCGCGCCGAGCTCCTGGAAGACGTTTGGAATATGTCGCCAAACACGAGCACGCGGACGGTCGACAACTTCATCGTCAACCTGCGAAAATACTTTGAAGTCGACGCCGCTCAGCCGAAGCACTTTTTGAGCGTCCGCGGCGCCGGCTACCGCTTCGTCGCCAGCGGCGAAGAACCCGTCGCGTAG